The following DNA comes from Chloroflexota bacterium.
CGGTCGCAGATGGCATCGGCGATGGTCGGGTCGCCGAGGTGGTCATGCCAGTTGCCGACGGGGATCTGGCTGGAGAGGATCGTGGACCGGTTGCCGTGGCGGTCGTCGATGATCTCGAGCAGATCGCGGCGCTGGAGGTCGGCCAGGGGCGCGAGCCCCCAGTCGTCGAGGACGAGCACGTCGATGCGGGCCAGGCGGGTGAGCAGGCGCGGGTAGGTCCCATCGGCGCGGGCGAGCGTGAGCTCGTCGAACAGGCGCGGGACGCGGCGGTAGAGGGCCCGGTAGCCCTTGCGACAGGCCTGCTGCGCGAGTGCGCAGGCAAGGTAGGTCTTCCCGACGCCGGTGGGTCCGGTGATGACCACGTTGTGATGCTGCTCGACCCAGGTGCAGGTCGCGAGCTGGCGTACGAGGGCACGGTCCAGCTGACGCCGGGCCGGGTAGTCGATGTCCTCGATGCAGGCATGGCCGAGTCGCAGCTTCGCCTCGCGCAGCACGCGGCCCAGGCGCTTGTTCTGGCGGTCGAGCCACTCGGCATCGACCAGGAGCCCGAGCCGCTCATCAAAGCAGAGGCTGTTGCTCTCCGGGCTTCGCTGCTGCTCCGTCCAGGCCGCTGCCAGTGCGTTCAGGCGCAGGGCCATCAGCTTGTCCATCGTCGGTTCGTTCAGCATGCACGTCTCCTTCGTTCGGGTGGGGTTCGTAGTAGCCGGCGCCGCGCACGTTCTCGTGCGCGGGGGGCGCTGCTTGCGTTTGGATCGCGGGCAGCGGCACGCGATCCAGGCCTCGCTTCAGGATCGAGTCGACATGGCGATACGAGCGTGCGCGGACAGCCACCGCGCGCGTACAGGCGGCCTCGAGCCGCTTGGGCCCGTAGCGCTTGGCCAGGCGCAGGATGCCCAGGCACGAGCGGTAGCCCTGCTCGGGGTGCGGCCGGTCGACGAGGATCGCCTCCACCAGCGCGGCCGTCCCGGGCCCGATGCTCGTTGCCCAGTGGACCAGCCGCGACGGCGTCCAGGCCAGGTGCCTTTGATGCGCCTTCGGCATGTGCTCGGGGGTCGTCGTGTGGCGGCCGCGCTCGACGCTTCGGGCGTGGGAGGCCACGCGCTGGCCCCGCAAGAAGACCTCGACCGTCGCGGCGGTGAAACGCAGCTCCACGCTCTCGTGGGCCAGAGCGTAGGGTACGGAGTAGTAGTGACGATCGAGCTCCACGTGGTAGTCGAGATTCACGCGCGCCGTCTTCCACTCGGCGTGGATGAACCG
Coding sequences within:
- the istB gene encoding IS21-like element helper ATPase IstB, producing the protein MLNEPTMDKLMALRLNALAAAWTEQQRSPESNSLCFDERLGLLVDAEWLDRQNKRLGRVLREAKLRLGHACIEDIDYPARRQLDRALVRQLATCTWVEQHHNVVITGPTGVGKTYLACALAQQACRKGYRALYRRVPRLFDELTLARADGTYPRLLTRLARIDVLVLDDWGLAPLADLQRRDLLEIIDDRHGNRSTILSSQIPVGNWHDHLGDPTIADAICDRLLHNAHPLVLQGPSRRKESPGKD